In the Acropora muricata isolate sample 2 chromosome 1, ASM3666990v1, whole genome shotgun sequence genome, one interval contains:
- the LOC136927721 gene encoding uncharacterized protein translates to MFYTLIKHGFSTNQSACWVLLNATLRHHISQYSLDAEFVENLLNSFYVDDLVSGERNLEKCSLLYEKSKKCLSEGGFHLRKWIFNSPQLLESIREDRTRTKEDCHEPQPAVEDTETYERITMGHLVELDMKNEHKVLGLNWNCVSDEFIFRFEAILKLTESLEPTRRSLLKVTSSFFDPLGILSPVLVQMKLFQLLCQENVAWDAPLPEPVRRQWKAWLQDLREVQQIMILRCLYNGVEEVVTSYTLHGFGDASEKAYCAVVYVVLETSSGNYPVLLTSKTRVAPLTKQSIPRLELSAGVILARIASSVKEALQSQVQIDKSYLWLDTKTAIYWIKESKEWKQFVQNRVTEILTLTEESIIMWNHCPGTENPADIGSRGESAFKLKGSQLWWKGPPWLSESVSSWPKSKVCYQPPNEECLMVQKKGAAKEIISETVLLSA, encoded by the coding sequence atgttttatacgctgataaaacatggattttcgaccaatcagagcgcatgCTGGGTCCTGTTAAATGCTACCCTGCGACACCACATCAGTCAGTACAGTTTGGATGCAGAATTTGTAGAGAACTTGCTGAATTCATTTTATGTCGATGACCTAGTGTCTGGAGAGAGAAATCTTGAGAAGTGTTCGTTGCTGTACGAGAAATCGAAGAAGTGCCTATCAGAGGGAGGTTTTCACCTAAGGAAGTGGATCTTCAATTCGCCCCAGCTCCTTGAATCAATTCGAGAAGACAGAACCAGAACCAAGGAGGACTGCCATGAACCACAGCCAGCAGTAGAAGACACCGAGACCTATGAAAGAATCACTATGGGACATTTGGTGGAGCTAGATATGAAGAATGAACACAAGGTCCTGGGACTGAATTGGAACTGTGTTTCTGACGAgtttattttcagatttgaagcAATATTGAAGTTAACAGAGAGCCTGGAGCCAACTAGAAGAAGTCTGTTGAAGGTCACTTCAAGTTTCTTTGACCCCCTGGGAATACTCAGTCCAGTATTAGTACAGATGAAGTTGTTTCAATTGCTGTGCCAGGAAAATGTTGCCTGGGATGCCCCGTTACCGGAGCCAGTCAGAAGGCAGTGGAAGGCATGGCTTCAGGATCTAAGAGAAGTTCAGCAAATAATGATTCTCCGATGTTTGTATAACGGTGTTGAGGAAGTAGTTACCTCCTACACCCTTCACGGATTTGGAGATGCCTCTGAGAAGGCCTATTGTGCTGTCGTGTACGTGGTGCTAGAGACAAGCAGTGGCAACTATCCAGTGCTCTTGACATCCAAAACTAGAGTGGCACCACTGACGAAACAGTCTATCCCTAGACTAGAATTGTCAGCTGGAGTTATCCTTGCAAGGATTGCGTCTTCAGTGAAGGAAGCATTACAGTCGCAAGTTCAAATCGACAAGAGCTATTTGTGGTTAGACACTAAGACTGCAATCTACTGGATCAAGGAATCGAAGGAGTGGAAGCAGTTTGTTCAGAACCGTGTAACCGAAATCTTGACATTAACAGAAGAATCAATCATTATGTGGAACCATTGTCCAGGAACTGAGAACCCCGCAGATATTGGATCACGGGGAGAGTCAGCCTTCAAGCTGAAGGGTAGTCAGTTGTGGTGGAAGGGACCACCGTGGCTATCAGAATCAGTATCAAGTTGGCCCAAGTCTAAAGTTTGTTACCAGCCTCCCAATGAAGAGTGTCTCATGGTGCAGAAGAAAGGAGCAGCTAAGGAGATAATCAGCGAAACAGTACTGCTATCTGCGTAG
- the LOC136927728 gene encoding uncharacterized protein produces MIKAKLLKEGTVCHGEVTEEEIAHTELQWLRSVQKNLKAQANCGHLKKEFCLYEDENEIVRCKGRIANADLPYETRFPPLVPRDHYISTLLVRQAHERVLHSKVAATLAQLRMRFWIVRGGQLVKKITSRCTVCRRYEGRGFKVPPQPDLPEFRLSQKPAFIYVGVDYAGPLYIKEPNCSTTKKVYILLFTCCSTRAVHLQLATDLSADVFIRCLRRFTARRGLPEIIVSDNAKTFKYAAKVLKKVFSYTSVKRFLANRRISWKFDKDRAPWWGGFFERMIQNAKRSLRKTLRNAKLDYDGLHTILMEVEGTLNSRPLTFVSSDHVEEPLTPFHLIYGRGVLSLPDFTRNREASLSRAVSSGDLPRRRKYMQLLLEHFWKRWSREYVTELRILHRHKSRPESISISVGDVVTLFEDNLPRSQWRLGRVEQLIPSSDDNVRAAVVRVITKTGRPGTVKRPIQKLFPLEVQDGVTNDEQPPQERGQEGARRTRRAAALNADYIRRLTDQLFNWSRGECHRLFA; encoded by the coding sequence ATGATCAAAGCCAAGTTATTGAAAGAAGGAACTGTTTGTCATGGAGAAGTCACCGAAGAAGAAATTGCACACACAGAGTTGCAGTGGTTGCGAAGTGTCCAGAAAAATCTGAAGGCTCAAGCGAATTGCGGTCATTTAAAAAAAGAGTTTTGTCTTTATGaagatgaaaacgaaattgtgaggtgCAAGGGACGAATTGCAAATGCCGATCTACCTTATGAAACAAGATTTCCACCCTTGGTACCACGAGACCATTATATTTCGACCCTGCTAGTGAGACAAGCCCATGAAAGAGTACTCCACAGCAAGGTGGCAGCAACCCTAGCCCAGTTGAGAATGAGGTTTTGGATTGTCAGAGGAGGGCAATTGGTGAAAAAGATTACATCTAGATGCACAGTGTGTCGCAGATACGAAGGGCGTGGCTTCAAGGTACCGCCTCAGCCTGATCTGCCTGAATTCAGATTGAGTCAGAAACCTGCATTTATTTATGTTGGAGTGGATTATGCGGGGCCACTGTACATTAAGGAACCAAACTGTTCGACAACAAAGAAGGTTTACATCCTGTTGTTTACCTGCTGTTCAACTAGAGCTGTTCACCTACAACTTGCTACAGATTTGTCAGCTGATGTGTTTATCCGTTGTCTGCGGAGATTCACAGCAAGAAGGGGCTTGCCAGAAATCATTGTCTCAGACAATGCTAAAACATTTAAGTATGCGGCAAAGGTCTTAAAAAAGGTGTTTTCATACACAAGTGTCAAGAGATTCCTTGCAAATAGAAGGATTTCGTGGAAGTTTGACAAGGACAGGGCACCCTGGTGGGGTGGTTTTTTCGAAAGGATGATACAGAATGCGAAACGAAGTTTGCGGAAGACACTGAGGAATGCCAAGCTTGACTATGACGGGCTACATACCATCCTAATGGAAGTTGAGGGAACCCTGAACTCTAGACCACTAACATTTGTGTCTTCAGATCATGTTGAAGAGCCATTGACACCCTTCCATTTAATCTATGGGAGAGGAGTTCTGTCTTTACCTGATTTCACACGAAATAGAGAGGCTTCACTGAGTCGGGCAGTGTCGTCCGGTGATTTGCCAAGAAGAAGAAAGTATATGCAGTTGTTGCTAGAACACTTTTGGAAACGTTGGAGTAGAGAGTATGTTACAGAGTTAAGGATCCTGCACCGTCATAAGTCCAGGCCAGAAAGTATTTCAATATCTGTTGGAGATGTTGTTACCTTGTTCGAAGACAACCTACCTCGTAGTCAGTGGAGACTTGGAAGAGTGGAACAGCTGATCCCCAGTTCCGATGACAATGTTAGAGCAGCAGTAGTGAGGGTCATCACCAAGACTGGAAGACCTGGGACAGTGAAGAGACCTATCCAGAAGCTGTTTCCCTTGGAAGTACAAGATGGCGTGACTAATGATGAACAACCTCCTCAGGAACGGGGACAGGAGGGAGCTAGACGGACTCGACGTGCAGCAGCTTTGAATGCTGATTATATAAGAAGATTGACTGACCAGTTATTTAACTGGTCAAGGGGGGAGTGTCATAGACTTTTTGCTTAG